Proteins found in one bacterium genomic segment:
- a CDS encoding ATP synthase F0 subunit B: MRKLILVFVFLFLVGGSLWAAEEAAHGAEGEHHETIWQTIGKWVNFAALVSILYLFLNKSIRVQDKFKAEADEIRRSIESAREAKEEAERQLQAMDQRMQLMSQEVTRIKTQALQDAEEEKKRILDSAQKEAQRIVEMAHREVDNEVRLARKVLRRHAADLSVQQGQKIIEQEINDEDQRRLVKTYIEEFGK, from the coding sequence ATGAGAAAACTGATTCTGGTTTTTGTCTTTCTTTTTCTTGTAGGAGGCTCGCTCTGGGCTGCGGAGGAGGCGGCTCACGGCGCGGAAGGCGAACACCACGAGACCATCTGGCAGACTATTGGAAAGTGGGTAAATTTCGCGGCGCTTGTGTCCATCCTTTATTTGTTTCTCAATAAATCTATTCGTGTTCAAGACAAATTCAAAGCTGAAGCGGACGAAATCCGGCGTTCCATCGAAAGCGCCAGGGAAGCAAAGGAAGAAGCCGAACGCCAGCTGCAGGCCATGGATCAACGCATGCAGTTGATGAGCCAGGAGGTCACGCGAATCAAAACTCAGGCGTTACAAGATGCCGAAGAAGAAAAGAAAAGGATTCTTGACTCGGCCCAAAAAGAAGCGCAGAGAATCGTGGAGATGGCTCACCGCGAAGTGGACAACGAAGTCAGGTTGGCCCGCAAAGTGCTGCGCAGGCACGCTGCAGATCTTTCCGTTCAGCAGGGCCAGAAAATCATTGAACAGGAAATCAACGACGAAGACCAGCGACGTCTGGTCAAGACTTACATCGAAGAGTTTGGAAA
- a CDS encoding ATP synthase F0 subunit B encodes MEIFPNWTFVPIVFFLIVLTFILNRTYFRPLGKTLEERHRRIGGARSEAEEIKKASQEKALEFERRLRDARREADQQIAQVKTAALGEKNQVVAHQRSETEKMLQEARADIRAKTEEARRSLESQAQTFAARIASQILKRPIQRKGSL; translated from the coding sequence ATGGAGATTTTTCCCAACTGGACTTTTGTACCGATCGTTTTTTTCTTGATCGTCCTTACTTTTATTTTGAACCGGACATACTTTCGCCCCCTGGGAAAAACGCTGGAAGAAAGGCATCGGAGAATCGGTGGAGCCCGCAGCGAAGCAGAAGAGATCAAGAAAGCTTCGCAGGAGAAAGCTCTGGAGTTTGAACGCAGACTACGCGATGCAAGACGCGAAGCAGATCAGCAAATTGCCCAAGTAAAAACGGCGGCACTGGGAGAAAAAAATCAAGTGGTCGCGCATCAACGTTCGGAAACTGAAAAGATGCTGCAGGAAGCAAGAGCGGATATCCGGGCGAAAACAGAGGAAGCACGGCGTTCACTCGAATCACAGGCGCAGACATTCGCGGCGCGAATCGCTTCACAAATCTTAAAAAGACCCATCCAACGAAAAGGATCTTTATGA